Proteins encoded in a region of the Paenibacillus sp. E222 genome:
- a CDS encoding PLP-dependent aminotransferase family protein has protein sequence MKYFFASRTNRLLTSPLRDIREMSGRDYFISLAEELPAEELFPFKLLEEAAVSVFSSGPSALQYGEPAGYRPLREWLDNDWNARKGIRTVPEQILLTTGTQQAIDLVMRLLLEPGDSVLVEHPTSPGCLEVLEMQGAKIVPVTGDGDGILPDLLEHHMQQVRPKLLFAAPSFSNPTGVLWSMERREAVLDLCSRYGVLLVEDDSYGELHFDGLEPGDFYRKYPSLFALDTADQGGHVLYIGSFSKTVAPALRTGWAAGHPALIQAMASVKRIADGQSSPMNQRLLYQLLAHSPFKWSDHLSMLNKEYKTRLKLMLELLKRPGWKGSQYSIPEGGMYLWVQLPDGLDSGALLKAALLKGVSFLPGSLCSTGEQDHRYIRLNFSHPGRDELLLGMNLISESITEFTARS, from the coding sequence ATGAAATATTTCTTCGCCTCCCGTACAAACAGGCTTTTGACATCACCGCTGAGGGACATTCGTGAGATGTCTGGCCGGGATTATTTCATTTCACTGGCAGAAGAACTGCCTGCGGAGGAGCTGTTTCCATTCAAACTGCTGGAAGAAGCAGCGGTGTCTGTATTTAGTTCCGGACCCTCCGCATTGCAGTATGGCGAGCCGGCAGGGTACAGACCGTTGAGAGAATGGCTGGACAACGATTGGAATGCTCGCAAGGGCATACGTACAGTCCCGGAGCAGATTCTATTGACCACAGGGACCCAGCAGGCCATCGATCTTGTGATGCGTTTGCTGCTTGAGCCTGGAGATTCCGTACTGGTCGAGCATCCTACCTCTCCAGGCTGTCTCGAGGTTCTGGAGATGCAAGGCGCCAAAATCGTACCCGTCACAGGCGATGGGGATGGCATTTTGCCCGACCTTTTGGAGCATCACATGCAGCAGGTTAGACCGAAGCTGCTTTTTGCTGCACCCAGTTTTTCCAATCCAACCGGCGTGTTGTGGAGTATGGAACGGCGTGAGGCTGTGCTTGATTTGTGTTCACGCTACGGAGTGCTGCTCGTGGAGGATGACTCCTATGGCGAACTTCATTTCGATGGACTGGAGCCGGGGGACTTCTACAGGAAGTATCCTTCCCTCTTTGCGCTGGATACAGCGGATCAGGGTGGACATGTTCTCTACATTGGGTCGTTTAGCAAAACGGTAGCACCTGCCCTGCGCACAGGTTGGGCTGCCGGACATCCGGCCTTGATCCAGGCTATGGCTTCAGTGAAACGGATAGCAGATGGACAGTCCAGTCCCATGAATCAGCGATTGTTGTATCAACTGCTCGCGCATTCTCCTTTTAAGTGGAGTGATCACCTCTCCATGCTGAACAAGGAGTATAAGACCAGGCTCAAGCTTATGCTCGAATTATTGAAGCGTCCGGGTTGGAAAGGGAGCCAATACAGCATTCCTGAAGGAGGAATGTATCTGTGGGTACAGCTGCCGGATGGATTGGACAGCGGAGCTCTGCTTAAAGCAGCTCTGTTAAAAGGGGTGTCCTTTCTTCCAGGTTCCCTCTGTTCTACGGGTGAACAGGATCATCGGTACATTCGATTAAACTTCAGCCATCCCGGCCGGGATGAGTTGCTTCTTGGCATGAATCTGATCAGTGAGTCCATAACAGAGTTTACAGCCCGGAGCTAA
- a CDS encoding LacI family DNA-binding transcriptional regulator: MASIHDVAKEAGVSVATVSKVLNDYPDVSDKTRKKVNIAIELLKYQPNVVARGLVKRRSWTVGVLLTVPFTNPFVSELLEGIKTALENSGYDLVRLSTRFDDPTYSFIKHCRSRNVDGVVVFGEGRENKSIQELVTAEIPTMFIDTDLFGKRAGYITTDNANAIAMSVKHLHELGHQKIAYISGTLGPAVANLRLDGYREGLRVCGIPYSTVYLEVCDYSFDGGSKAARRLLALKDQPTGIVCASDMSAFGAIHEIEKHGLRVPEDISVVGFDNTYYAEVFKPGLTTINQNIHSIGIKSIEYLIAMIENPAYTPPVVTEPSNLVIRQTTAPVQA; the protein is encoded by the coding sequence GTGGCTTCTATCCATGATGTGGCCAAAGAGGCGGGCGTATCTGTTGCAACCGTTTCCAAAGTGCTGAACGATTATCCCGATGTAAGTGACAAAACTCGCAAAAAAGTCAATATAGCCATCGAACTATTAAAATATCAACCGAATGTTGTTGCACGTGGACTTGTAAAACGCCGTTCCTGGACGGTAGGTGTATTGTTGACGGTGCCTTTTACCAATCCGTTTGTATCGGAACTGCTGGAAGGAATCAAAACAGCACTGGAGAACAGCGGATACGATCTTGTTCGCTTATCTACACGTTTTGATGATCCAACATACTCCTTTATTAAACATTGCCGCAGCCGAAATGTGGATGGCGTTGTTGTATTCGGGGAAGGAAGAGAGAACAAGAGTATTCAGGAATTGGTTACTGCGGAGATTCCGACGATGTTTATTGACACCGACTTGTTTGGCAAGCGGGCAGGATACATAACGACGGACAATGCCAATGCCATTGCCATGAGTGTGAAGCATTTGCATGAACTGGGGCACCAGAAAATTGCTTATATTTCAGGTACACTTGGGCCTGCTGTAGCGAATCTTCGACTGGATGGATATCGGGAAGGCTTGCGAGTCTGCGGCATTCCATATTCAACGGTTTATCTGGAGGTCTGTGACTATTCTTTCGATGGTGGCAGTAAGGCAGCTCGCCGGTTGCTTGCATTGAAGGACCAGCCTACGGGGATTGTCTGTGCTTCAGACATGTCTGCCTTTGGAGCAATCCACGAAATTGAGAAGCATGGTTTACGGGTGCCGGAAGATATATCTGTTGTCGGATTTGATAACACGTACTATGCGGAAGTGTTCAAACCGGGCTTGACCACGATTAATCAAAATATTCATTCCATTGGGATCAAGTCCATTGAATATCTGATCGCCATGATTGAGAATCCTGCATACACTCCTCCAGTCGTTACGGAGCCATCCAATCTGGTGATTCGCCAAACGACTGCACCTGTGCAAGCGTAA
- a CDS encoding PrkA family serine protein kinase, whose protein sequence is MNIFERVAEHRAESDRLSWNGTFEDYIALLREDPTPAMTAHARVYQMIESFGVEEVGGHKRYKFFEQEIFGLDRSIEKLVEEYFHSAARRLDVRKRILLLMGPVSGGKSTLVTLLKRGLEQFSRTEKGAVYAIEGCPMHEEPLHLIPLELRPEVEKEIGVRIEGNLCPSCQMRLRTEYGGDISKVRVERVIISEDNRVGIGTFSPSDPKSQDIADLTGSIDFSTITEFGSESDPRAYRFDGELNKANRGLMEFQEMLKCDEKFLWNLLSLTQEGNFKAGRFALISADEMIVAHTNESEYKSFISNKKNEALQSRMIVMPIPYNLKVSEEEKIYGKLIQQSDMKHVHIAPHALRTAAIFSILTRLKETKKQGMDLVKKMRMYDGEEVEGYKEADLREMQNEYLDEGMSGIDPRYVINRISSALIKQNLQCINALDILRAIKDGLDQHASISKEERERYLNFIALARKEYDELAKKEVQKAFVYSFEESARTLFENYLDNIEAFCNWSKIRDPLTDEEMDPDERLMRSIEEQIGISENAKKAFREEILIRISAYSRKERKFEYSSHDRLREAIEKKLFADLKDIVKITTSTKTPDATQLKRMNEVIKRLIEEHGYTAASANELLRYVGSLLNR, encoded by the coding sequence ATGAATATTTTTGAACGCGTTGCGGAACATCGGGCAGAAAGTGACCGTTTATCATGGAACGGGACATTTGAAGATTATATTGCACTGCTGAGAGAGGACCCGACTCCGGCAATGACGGCTCACGCACGAGTGTACCAGATGATTGAATCATTTGGCGTGGAAGAAGTTGGGGGGCACAAACGGTACAAGTTTTTTGAACAGGAGATTTTTGGGCTGGATCGGTCCATTGAAAAGCTGGTGGAAGAATATTTCCACTCGGCAGCGCGCCGTCTGGATGTTCGTAAACGGATTCTGCTGCTTATGGGTCCGGTCAGTGGAGGTAAATCCACACTGGTAACGCTGCTGAAACGTGGCCTTGAGCAATTTTCCCGTACAGAGAAGGGTGCTGTATACGCCATTGAAGGATGCCCAATGCATGAGGAGCCCCTGCATCTGATTCCGCTGGAGCTTCGTCCCGAAGTGGAAAAGGAGATCGGTGTCCGCATTGAGGGCAATCTTTGCCCATCCTGCCAGATGCGTCTTCGGACCGAATATGGCGGTGATATCAGCAAGGTGAGGGTAGAACGGGTCATTATTTCCGAGGATAACCGGGTGGGAATCGGAACATTCAGCCCATCTGATCCGAAATCCCAGGATATTGCCGATCTGACGGGAAGTATCGACTTCTCAACCATAACCGAATTCGGCTCCGAATCCGATCCGCGCGCCTATCGTTTTGACGGCGAATTGAACAAGGCCAACCGTGGATTGATGGAATTTCAGGAGATGCTGAAATGTGATGAGAAGTTTCTGTGGAACCTGTTATCGCTGACGCAGGAAGGTAATTTTAAAGCAGGCCGATTTGCCTTGATCAGTGCGGATGAAATGATTGTGGCGCATACGAATGAATCCGAGTACAAATCATTTATTTCCAACAAAAAGAATGAAGCCTTGCAATCCCGGATGATCGTCATGCCGATTCCCTACAACCTGAAGGTCTCCGAGGAAGAGAAGATTTACGGCAAGCTCATTCAGCAAAGTGATATGAAGCATGTCCATATTGCACCGCATGCCTTGCGGACTGCAGCCATTTTCTCCATACTTACCCGCTTGAAAGAAACGAAGAAACAAGGCATGGATCTGGTCAAAAAAATGCGGATGTATGACGGTGAAGAAGTTGAAGGGTACAAAGAAGCCGATCTGCGTGAGATGCAAAATGAATATTTGGATGAAGGCATGTCGGGCATTGATCCGCGTTATGTCATCAACCGGATATCCAGTGCTTTGATTAAGCAAAACCTTCAGTGCATTAACGCGTTGGATATTCTCCGGGCGATCAAGGATGGTTTGGATCAACATGCTTCGATTTCAAAAGAGGAACGCGAGCGTTATCTGAATTTTATTGCGTTGGCTCGGAAAGAGTATGATGAGCTGGCGAAGAAGGAAGTGCAGAAAGCATTTGTCTACTCGTTTGAAGAGTCGGCCAGAACACTGTTCGAAAATTACCTCGATAATATCGAGGCATTCTGCAACTGGTCCAAAATTCGTGATCCATTGACGGATGAGGAGATGGACCCGGATGAGCGCTTGATGCGTTCAATTGAGGAGCAGATCGGTATTTCCGAGAATGCCAAAAAGGCGTTCAGGGAAGAGATATTGATCCGCATCTCGGCTTATTCCCGCAAGGAACGGAAGTTCGAATACAGCAGTCATGATCGTTTGCGTGAAGCGATTGAAAAGAAATTGTTCGCTGACTTGAAGGATATTGTGAAGATTACTACTTCAACCAAGACACCAGATGCAACGCAGCTAAAACGAATGAACGAAGTAATTAAACGGTTGATCGAAGAACATGGCTATACCGCAGCCAGCGCGAATGAACTGCTCCGTTATGTGGGCAGTCTATTGAATCGCTAA
- a CDS encoding FMN-dependent NADH-azoreductase, with protein sequence MSNILFVKANDRPADQAVSVQLYDAFLSAYKESHPGDTVTELDLYNTDIPYYGNTVITGGYKAANGIEATAEEQKAAALAAQLQDQFLAADKVVFAFPLWNFTVPAPLVNYISYLSQAGKMFKYTAEGPVGLVGDKKVALLNARGGVYSVEPMASAEMSVKYVTNVLNFWGIQNPELVIVEGHNASPDRSQEIVAAGLKLASEVAASF encoded by the coding sequence ATGTCTAACATTTTATTTGTCAAAGCAAACGACCGTCCTGCAGATCAAGCAGTCAGCGTACAATTGTACGATGCATTTTTGAGCGCATACAAAGAATCCCACCCTGGTGACACTGTTACCGAACTGGATCTCTACAATACAGATATTCCTTACTACGGCAACACTGTAATTACAGGTGGATACAAAGCCGCTAACGGTATCGAAGCAACTGCAGAAGAGCAAAAAGCAGCAGCACTTGCGGCACAATTGCAAGATCAATTCTTGGCAGCAGACAAAGTAGTATTTGCATTCCCACTGTGGAACTTCACTGTTCCAGCACCACTGGTGAACTACATTTCCTACCTGAGCCAAGCTGGCAAAATGTTCAAATACACTGCTGAAGGCCCTGTAGGTCTGGTAGGCGACAAAAAAGTGGCATTGTTGAACGCACGTGGCGGAGTTTACTCCGTAGAGCCTATGGCTTCCGCTGAAATGTCCGTGAAATATGTAACAAATGTACTGAACTTCTGGGGTATCCAAAACCCTGAACTGGTTATCGTTGAAGGCCACAATGCTTCACCTGACCGTTCCCAAGAGATCGTAGCAGCAGGTCTGAAATTGGCTTCCGAAGTAGCAGCAAGCTTCTAA
- a CDS encoding globin-coupled sensor protein — protein MSIAIARQQQLDYIGLTAGDLQLLADHRPAFEKVVDEVVDHFYNHVGNYPNLVDLIARFSSIDRLKETQKQYWLSMTDGVVDDAYIEQRIAIGLVHSRIGLSEDYYLGTYMVYLDIATSIFQQVIPEHWHLIIQALSKMFNLDSQLVLEAYEKKEKEKLNQLAEDQQHTLLAITQITQQLTGMISELNENAKAISDVARETAASQDQANGLLEELTKEIHQIGKMGEIIREISDQSHLVGLNAAIEAAHAGEFGRGFEVVASEVRKLAASSREAQGKIQSNLAQIMKKLGSVQQESEHMASGARRQASRSEELAVFATTMEKLALDLRKLDHQE, from the coding sequence ATGAGTATTGCTATAGCAAGACAACAACAACTTGATTATATTGGATTGACCGCCGGAGATCTGCAATTGCTTGCTGATCATCGACCTGCTTTTGAGAAAGTCGTTGACGAGGTGGTGGACCACTTCTACAATCATGTGGGAAATTATCCGAATTTGGTCGATCTGATTGCCCGCTTCTCCTCCATCGACCGTTTGAAGGAAACGCAAAAGCAATACTGGTTATCCATGACCGATGGTGTAGTTGATGATGCATACATTGAACAGCGCATTGCGATTGGACTCGTCCATTCCCGTATTGGTTTGTCCGAAGATTATTATCTGGGTACATATATGGTTTACCTCGATATTGCCACAAGCATATTTCAGCAAGTCATTCCTGAACATTGGCATCTGATCATCCAGGCCCTTAGTAAAATGTTCAACCTCGATTCACAGCTTGTATTGGAGGCTTACGAGAAGAAGGAAAAGGAAAAACTAAATCAACTCGCTGAAGATCAGCAGCATACGTTGCTGGCAATCACGCAGATTACCCAGCAGTTGACGGGCATGATTAGTGAATTGAATGAAAATGCTAAGGCGATCTCGGATGTGGCCAGGGAAACGGCTGCCTCTCAGGATCAGGCAAATGGATTATTGGAAGAGCTGACGAAGGAAATTCATCAGATTGGCAAAATGGGTGAGATCATTCGTGAAATCTCGGATCAGAGTCATCTCGTAGGCCTGAATGCCGCCATTGAAGCTGCACATGCAGGAGAATTTGGCCGGGGATTTGAGGTGGTTGCCAGTGAGGTTCGCAAGCTTGCGGCTAGTTCCCGTGAGGCCCAAGGCAAAATCCAGTCGAATCTGGCACAGATCATGAAGAAGCTGGGCAGTGTTCAACAGGAGTCGGAGCACATGGCTTCGGGAGCAAGGCGTCAGGCATCCCGTTCAGAAGAGCTTGCGGTTTTTGCTACCACTATGGAGAAACTGGCACTTGATCTAAGGAAATTGGATCATCAAGAATAG
- a CDS encoding LacI family DNA-binding transcriptional regulator: MVSIKDIAKQAGVSISTVSYALNGSNKVTDETRSKILAIAKELNYVPNAAARTLKKRESKILGVFLTDFSGDVYGDLLSGMKSVCNAQGYDLIVCSGKQSHRMLPERMIDGAVILDHTFASKELLQYADRGHKIVVLDRELDHPNINQVLLDNKAGATLAMEHLIEQGHTKIYVVTGPEGSFDSAQRLKAVRQVSERAANVEWIEITGDFEKSGGERAAERIIQEYTQPVGVFCLNDEMAIGMCDRLADSELNIGQEIDIIGFDNIELSKYVQPRLVTIDYSKRKWGALAAEQLIKIIAGEPVDHERIYVTLVEGGSVNSQVQSEYSAQAQGEKAVSY; encoded by the coding sequence GTGGTCAGTATCAAGGATATCGCCAAACAGGCGGGAGTTTCGATCTCTACCGTGTCATATGCTCTGAACGGCAGCAACAAAGTGACAGATGAGACCCGTTCCAAAATTTTGGCTATCGCCAAAGAGCTGAACTATGTTCCCAATGCTGCTGCCAGAACATTGAAGAAGAGAGAATCCAAAATTCTGGGTGTATTTCTGACGGATTTTAGCGGGGATGTATATGGAGACTTGCTTAGTGGCATGAAGTCTGTATGCAACGCGCAAGGGTACGACCTGATTGTGTGCAGCGGGAAACAATCTCATCGAATGCTTCCGGAGCGAATGATTGATGGTGCTGTCATTCTGGATCATACATTTGCGAGCAAGGAACTCTTGCAATATGCAGACAGAGGACACAAGATTGTTGTGCTTGACCGGGAACTGGATCACCCCAATATTAATCAGGTTCTGCTGGATAACAAGGCAGGAGCAACCCTTGCAATGGAGCATTTGATCGAACAGGGGCACACGAAGATCTATGTCGTGACAGGTCCGGAAGGCTCATTTGATTCGGCTCAGCGGTTGAAGGCTGTGAGGCAAGTATCGGAGCGGGCAGCGAATGTGGAATGGATTGAGATCACCGGAGATTTCGAAAAGAGTGGCGGAGAACGGGCAGCTGAACGTATTATTCAGGAATATACCCAACCGGTTGGGGTGTTTTGCCTCAATGACGAGATGGCGATTGGGATGTGTGACCGGCTCGCTGATAGCGAGTTAAACATTGGTCAGGAGATTGATATTATCGGATTCGACAATATTGAACTTAGCAAATATGTGCAGCCAAGATTGGTCACGATTGATTATTCCAAACGAAAATGGGGCGCACTCGCAGCCGAACAATTAATCAAGATTATTGCCGGAGAGCCTGTCGATCATGAACGCATCTACGTGACACTGGTAGAGGGCGGGTCGGTAAACAGTCAGGTTCAGTCAGAGTATAGTGCGCAAGCCCAGGGTGAAAAGGCGGTTAGCTATTGA
- a CDS encoding response regulator transcription factor has product MKKVWQVVIVDIHPTSMLGTKLILEEQQDLLVRGMTSTGSEGLELVNIHQPDLILMDYRLPEGQADQYISQMKNLSAHSHIIILTDEDNVKLFRHLISLGASGMLSKQASPSQLIHLISGLREGCVSIPLSWLASSEWAQPVESPAEELIVELTETETFIMERIVQGVTYDKIASEINVSRRSIDNYLRKIYVKLDVSSRAQAIERYALYARQTKTVS; this is encoded by the coding sequence ATGAAAAAAGTATGGCAGGTGGTCATCGTAGATATCCACCCCACCAGCATGCTGGGTACGAAATTGATTTTGGAAGAACAGCAGGATCTGTTGGTACGGGGGATGACTTCGACTGGGTCCGAAGGTCTTGAACTGGTGAACATTCACCAGCCCGATCTGATTTTGATGGATTATCGGCTTCCTGAGGGCCAGGCGGATCAGTATATATCCCAAATGAAAAATCTGTCGGCTCATAGTCACATCATTATTCTAACGGACGAGGACAATGTAAAATTATTTCGTCATCTAATCAGTCTTGGTGCAAGTGGCATGCTGTCCAAACAGGCTTCCCCTAGCCAGCTGATTCATTTGATATCCGGGCTGCGTGAGGGATGTGTATCCATTCCTCTATCCTGGTTAGCCAGTTCGGAATGGGCTCAGCCCGTCGAATCTCCGGCAGAAGAACTTATTGTTGAATTAACAGAAACCGAAACTTTTATCATGGAAAGAATTGTTCAGGGCGTAACCTATGATAAAATAGCCAGTGAGATTAACGTTAGCAGACGTTCGATTGATAATTACCTGCGTAAAATATACGTCAAGCTGGATGTAAGCAGCAGGGCACAGGCGATTGAACGTTACGCTTTATATGCGAGGCAGACCAAAACCGTTTCCTGA
- a CDS encoding phosphodiester glycosidase family protein, whose translation MITPVKKVNRLFMLALAPFVGLMLCMLLIRPPLEPGDFIDSGLAEETITPQTQAISQELAGAKEAAVQTSSSIKRTTQLYKQTTSTMTTLVQKATVQAARPETIYNQRITSKLGVPFERIDSDRLTLELYRVNPGTYKGYAMKIKLKDPTAMKMALDSELGRSETTMQAVKRSGAIAGINAGGFADSGGKRYPLSTTVMDGKYVNGFQASFKDLFFVGLDHAGKLVGGKFFDKSSLDRLQPQFGATFVPVLLQNGQKAVIPAKWKVSPKRAPRTVIGNYKDDQLLIIVVDGYNEGGSSGATLEELQGRLYKLGVVDAYNLDGGGSSSLIVNNRVVNNPSDGNLRPVPTHFLFYK comes from the coding sequence ATGATTACACCTGTAAAAAAGGTTAATCGTTTATTTATGCTTGCACTTGCTCCTTTTGTTGGATTGATGTTATGCATGCTGCTGATTCGTCCTCCGCTTGAACCCGGAGATTTCATTGATTCCGGTCTGGCTGAAGAGACCATTACACCCCAGACCCAGGCAATAAGCCAGGAGCTTGCAGGGGCAAAAGAAGCTGCTGTTCAGACTTCTTCTTCTATTAAAAGAACAACACAGCTGTACAAGCAGACAACGAGCACGATGACGACGCTTGTGCAGAAGGCTACGGTTCAAGCCGCTCGCCCGGAAACGATCTATAATCAACGAATCACATCCAAGCTGGGCGTTCCGTTTGAGCGGATAGACAGTGATCGACTTACGCTCGAACTCTATAGGGTTAACCCAGGCACCTACAAGGGCTATGCGATGAAAATCAAGCTAAAAGATCCCACGGCCATGAAGATGGCTCTGGACAGCGAGCTAGGCCGATCTGAGACAACCATGCAGGCGGTTAAGCGCAGCGGTGCCATTGCCGGAATTAACGCAGGAGGATTCGCCGACAGCGGCGGCAAACGGTATCCATTGAGTACAACCGTTATGGACGGCAAATATGTGAATGGTTTTCAGGCCAGCTTTAAGGATCTATTTTTTGTAGGTCTTGATCATGCCGGTAAGCTGGTAGGCGGAAAATTTTTCGACAAAAGTTCCCTGGATCGCTTACAACCACAATTTGGAGCTACATTTGTGCCTGTGCTCTTGCAGAATGGACAAAAAGCGGTCATTCCGGCCAAATGGAAAGTCTCACCCAAGCGGGCTCCACGTACCGTGATCGGCAACTACAAGGACGATCAATTGTTGATTATCGTTGTTGACGGGTATAACGAAGGGGGCAGCTCCGGAGCCACCCTGGAAGAGCTACAAGGAAGGTTGTACAAGCTTGGCGTAGTGGACGCCTATAATCTGGATGGCGGCGGATCGTCCTCACTCATCGTGAACAACCGGGTTGTGAATAACCCTTCAGACGGGAACCTCCGACCGGTTCCTACTCATTTTTTATTTTACAAATGA
- a CDS encoding DUF2161 domain-containing phosphodiesterase, which yields MAVKYETELYSPVKAFFERRGYDVKAEVKNCDLVGVRSDQNEPLIVEMKKTFNLSLLLQGMQRLKLSPFVYLAVERNRSKRGAVNQRWGELTTLCRQLGLGLITVTFYKTKSPLIDVLCEPAAQVHMPGNSTGVRKGGIRRQRLLKEFDERSGDYNTGGSTRRQLVTAYREKALRVASALRAQGEASPASISKQTSVGSAAAILQKNYYGWFERLSRGRYVLTVKGVQALTEHAHMLEDNDMIERSINELEMDFSLIQDKDIELEHIAEVAEPYLIHAKDD from the coding sequence ATGGCAGTAAAGTATGAAACCGAGTTATATTCGCCTGTAAAGGCTTTTTTCGAACGACGCGGCTACGACGTGAAAGCTGAAGTCAAAAATTGTGACCTGGTTGGGGTCAGATCGGATCAGAATGAACCACTCATTGTGGAGATGAAAAAAACATTTAATCTGTCTCTGCTGCTGCAGGGAATGCAGCGCCTGAAGCTTAGCCCCTTCGTGTATCTGGCTGTTGAGCGGAATCGCAGCAAGCGTGGTGCGGTGAATCAGCGCTGGGGCGAATTGACCACCCTATGCAGACAGCTTGGACTGGGGCTTATCACCGTCACGTTCTACAAAACCAAATCACCTCTGATTGATGTACTGTGCGAACCTGCTGCCCAAGTTCATATGCCTGGTAACAGCACCGGTGTACGTAAGGGCGGTATCCGGCGGCAACGATTGCTGAAGGAATTTGACGAGCGCAGTGGTGACTACAATACGGGAGGAAGCACACGCAGGCAGCTGGTCACCGCTTACAGGGAAAAAGCATTACGCGTTGCTTCCGCCCTTCGTGCTCAGGGAGAAGCCTCCCCCGCCTCCATCAGTAAACAGACAAGTGTGGGTTCTGCTGCGGCCATTTTACAAAAAAATTATTATGGCTGGTTCGAGCGGTTATCCCGTGGACGATATGTGCTGACGGTTAAGGGCGTGCAGGCACTGACTGAGCATGCTCACATGCTTGAGGATAATGATATGATTGAACGGAGTATAAATGAACTAGAAATGGATTTTTCCCTCATTCAAGATAAAGATATTGAACTGGAGCATATTGCGGAAGTAGCGGAGCCCTACCTGATTCATGCAAAGGATGACTAA